One Hermetia illucens chromosome 4, iHerIll2.2.curated.20191125, whole genome shotgun sequence DNA segment encodes these proteins:
- the LOC119654862 gene encoding rab proteins geranylgeranyltransferase component A — translation MDEDLPTEFDLVVVGTGFVESIVAAAASRIGKTVLHIDPNDFYGGTWASFNLDALQSFISSIAESPATDESKQFNSIKNASQIWHVTTPTATPADDAIPEGQEATEKIWTKENVLKEFRRFNVDLSPKLLFSCGKLVKLLISSNICRYAEFRAVDHVCTIINGQTRSVPCSRTDVFNTKDLSIVEKRLLMKLLTSCMGYDEHPEEFKDYEDKTFLEYLKSVKLTDNIIHCVLYSISMSNEQTSLKDGIDNTKKFLNSLGRYGNTPFLFPMYGCGEIPQCFCRLCAVFGGIYCLKRSVSNVSIADAKVDSIKCGNQDIKASNIVVGHGNILPDFSIPAGGTGVGKKCGGISRAIYITSSPLGAEELNSSGGGVNFLKLTDESGTGAFVLQLSHYSGTCPKGLYLIHISCSAKSNNPEADIKPYLDKLLTTDHPPAILYSIYFTIDACLRCTSGASITNDSLSNVFVCCGPSFELDYDESIDNAEGIFKKIYPEDEFLPRAPDPEEIVIGDEDPVSVADDVITLDSVKEQIMELEAGLLHQEDCMEENSRNEEMAMEVGEE, via the exons ATGGATGAGGATTTGCCGACTGAATTCGATTTGGTTGTGGTCGGAACAG GTTTCGTAGAATCAATTGTAGCAGCTGCTGCTAGTCGTATTGGCAAAACTGTACTTCATATAGATCCGAATGATTTCTACGGTGGAACATGGGCATCTTTCAATTTAGATGCTTTGCAAAGTTTCATCTCTTCAATCGCAGAAAGTCCCGCAACTGATGAATCAAagcaatttaattcaattaaaaacGCCTCTCAAATCTGGCATGTTACCACTCCAACAGCAACACCCGCGGATGATGCTATTCCCGAAGGACAAGAGGCAACTGAGAAGATTTGGACCAAAGAAAATGTTCTGAAAGAATTTCGTCGTTTCAATGTTGACCTTTCGCCGAAATTGCTTTTCTCATGCGGCAAACTGGTGAAGCTTTTAATATCTTCAAATATTTGTCGTTATGCAGAATTCCGAGCAGTTGATCACGTATGCACTATTATCAACGGACAAACAAGAAGCGTTCCATGCTCAAGAACAGATGTCTTCAATACCAAAGATCTGAGCATTGTGGAAAAACGTCTACTCATGAAGCTATTGACTAGCTGCATGGGATATGACGAGCATCCTGAAGAGTTTAAAGACTACGAAGACAAAACATTCCTAGAATATTTAAAGAGTGTTAAATTGACGGATAATATTATTCATTGCGTTCTCTATTCAATCAGTATGAGTAATGAACAAACATCGCTAAAAGATGGAATCGATAATACCAAAAAATTCTTGAACAGCTTGGGTAGATACGGAAATACACCGTTCCTTTTCCCAATGTATGGATGCGGAGAGATACCCCAATGTTTTTGCCGATTGTGTGCTGTATTCGGTGGCATTTACTGTCTGAAACGATCTGTTAGCAATGTTTCAATTGCCGACGCAAAGGTTGATTCGATAAAGTGCGGAAATCAAGATATCAAAGCGTCGAATATTGTTGTCGGCCACGGCAATATCTTGCCAGATTTCAGCATTCCGGCAGGAGGAACTGGAGTTGGCAAAAAATGTGGTGGCATATCTCGTGCGATTTATATTACATCTAGTCCTTTAGGAGCCGAAGAATTGAATTCTAGTGGTGGGGGCGTTAATTTTTTGAAACTCACAGACGAGAGTGGAACTGGGGCATTTGTTTTGCAACTGTCGCATTATTCTGGGACTTGTCCAAAAGGATTAT ATCTGATTCATATTTCTTGCTCGGCAAAAAGCAACAACCCTGAAGCAGACATTAAACCTTACTTGGACAAACTTCTCACTACCGATCATCCGCCAGCTATTCTTTACTCTATCTATTTCACAATTGATGCATGTCTACGATGCACATCGGGTGCTTCTATCACGAATGATTCATTGTCAAACGTTTTCGTATGCTGCGGACCATCATTCGAATTAGACTATGACGAGTCCATCGATAACGCTGAAgggattttcaaaaaaatctacCCAGAAGATGAATTCCTACCCCGTGCACCGGATCCAGAAGAAATTGTTATTGGCGATGAAGATCCAGTTTCTGTTGCTGATGATGTTATCACTTTGGATAGTGTCAAAGAGCAAATCATGGAATTGGAGGCAGGACTTTTGCATCAAGAAGATTGTATGGAGGAGAATTCTAGAAACGAGGAGATGGCAATGGAAGTTGGCGAGGAGTGA